One window of the Dehalococcoidia bacterium genome contains the following:
- a CDS encoding metal-dependent transcriptional regulator: MPHTHRSSAEKGKPNTVKVTPATENYLQAIYALTAERKTLIGARLAEHLRVSPPSITQTLQRLAKAGYVQLIDRGDRKEIVLTEAGRAIGEAATRKHRLIERWLQGELRLSSTEAHEAAHAFEAGFDEKLLDRLFESIGRPTHCPHGNPIPGSGAEMDYSGLYLSEVSPGERVWLARITEEAEADLDLLEYLERNGVKPGTPLDIIAVDQKTGAVTARTESGREIRLEQRSAALIYVRRDENAPPA; the protein is encoded by the coding sequence ATGCCCCACACTCACCGTTCATCGGCGGAGAAGGGCAAGCCCAACACGGTGAAGGTGACGCCGGCAACGGAGAACTACCTGCAGGCCATCTATGCGCTGACGGCGGAACGGAAGACGTTGATCGGCGCGCGCCTCGCCGAGCACTTGCGCGTCTCTCCGCCTTCGATCACTCAGACCTTACAGCGGCTCGCAAAGGCGGGCTATGTCCAACTGATCGATCGTGGCGACCGCAAAGAGATTGTCCTCACCGAGGCCGGACGCGCGATCGGGGAAGCGGCGACCCGCAAACATCGGCTGATCGAACGCTGGCTGCAGGGCGAACTGCGCCTCAGCTCTACTGAAGCGCACGAAGCTGCGCACGCCTTCGAAGCAGGGTTCGACGAGAAGCTCCTCGACCGCCTCTTCGAGTCGATCGGGCGACCGACGCACTGCCCGCACGGCAATCCAATCCCGGGCAGCGGCGCGGAGATGGACTACAGCGGCCTCTATCTCAGCGAAGTGTCGCCGGGGGAGCGCGTTTGGCTGGCACGGATCACAGAGGAAGCCGAGGCGGACCTCGATCTGTTGGAATATCTTGAACGGAACGGCGTGAAGCCGGGGACCCCCCTCGATATCATCGCCGTCGACCAGAAAACTGGCGCGGTGACCGCTCGCACCGAAAGCGGAAGGGAGATCCGCCTCGAGCAGCGGTCGGCGGCGCTGATCTACGTCCGGCGCGACGAGAATGCGCCTCCGGCGTAG
- a CDS encoding COX15/CtaA family protein, translating into MTPYRWLIVASALATYLLIVVGGIVRVTGSGLGCPDWPLCEGQVIPPARVDAWIEVSHRVTALAMSLISLAALVGAYWPRRRPAAPWLSAAAFLLILQILLGAIVVLTELPGLAVNLHLLFAMVILALILVGVVVSLPETWRPPSTEAGLRRLTLGTALAMFLLIVSGSYVFGSGTSLACSGWPFCESGILPSRLSDWVNYSHRLVAAVVGVAVFWTCWRVWRHRDRAPALGWTAAATVVLFLLQVAVGAFVVIERLNGPWPGLHLALAAAVWTTFVLMTAFVALPRTSGAPAPSAAPARLQPTT; encoded by the coding sequence ATGACACCCTACCGCTGGCTGATCGTGGCATCTGCTCTCGCAACGTATCTCCTGATCGTCGTCGGGGGCATCGTCCGCGTGACGGGGTCCGGGCTGGGATGCCCCGATTGGCCGCTTTGCGAAGGCCAAGTCATTCCCCCGGCGCGGGTCGACGCCTGGATCGAAGTGTCCCACCGCGTCACCGCCCTCGCAATGTCGCTGATCAGTCTCGCGGCGCTGGTCGGCGCCTACTGGCCGCGGCGCCGTCCCGCCGCGCCGTGGCTGTCGGCCGCCGCTTTCCTGCTCATCCTTCAGATCCTCCTCGGTGCCATCGTCGTCCTGACCGAGCTGCCCGGCCTTGCGGTCAACCTGCATCTCCTCTTCGCGATGGTGATCCTCGCGCTGATCCTCGTCGGAGTAGTCGTCTCCCTGCCCGAGACGTGGCGCCCCCCCTCGACTGAGGCGGGACTGCGCCGGCTGACGCTCGGCACCGCGCTCGCTATGTTTCTGCTGATCGTCAGCGGCTCATACGTGTTCGGCTCGGGCACATCGCTTGCCTGCAGCGGTTGGCCGTTCTGCGAGAGCGGCATTCTTCCCAGCCGGCTGAGCGACTGGGTGAACTACTCCCATCGGCTGGTTGCGGCCGTCGTTGGGGTCGCCGTCTTTTGGACCTGCTGGCGCGTTTGGCGCCATCGCGACCGCGCGCCGGCGCTGGGCTGGACCGCGGCGGCCACCGTCGTCTTGTTCCTTCTTCAGGTCGCAGTGGGCGCCTTCGTGGTGATCGAGCGGCTGAACGGGCCTTGGCCGGGGCTCCACCTCGCGCTTGCTGCCGCAGTCTGGACGACATTTGTCCTGATGACCGCTTTCGTCGCGCTGCCGCGGACATCGGGAGCTCCCGCACCGAGCGCCGCCCCTGCCCGGCTCCAACCGACGACATGA
- a CDS encoding enoyl-CoA hydratase/isomerase family protein: MTDRIVTMECAIFEQRGPIAIVTLNRPEARNALNTGMHRDVVWAWDEINNNPEIRVAIVTGAGDRAFCAGRDIKEFIEFYGEGKTEKLRPIDDPNHPMFGKLCNHYIVRKPLIAAINGYAVGGGLEIVQMCDLRVMADDTYIADLHAKVNVFGMNCLAYELPWPIANYLTMANGRLTAQECLHFGYVNRVVPRAELMKAALELAEMVLTSGPDSLRHLKEGSIRRQIESGNLFTEEYLEKRRQEALERVKNTAASHDLMEGMRAFVEKRAATYERPS, from the coding sequence ATGACCGACCGGATCGTCACCATGGAGTGCGCGATTTTCGAGCAGCGCGGTCCCATCGCCATCGTGACGCTCAACCGTCCGGAGGCGAGAAACGCGCTCAATACCGGGATGCACCGCGATGTCGTCTGGGCGTGGGACGAGATCAATAACAACCCCGAGATCCGCGTCGCTATCGTCACCGGAGCCGGGGATCGCGCCTTCTGCGCCGGGCGGGATATCAAGGAGTTTATCGAGTTCTACGGCGAGGGGAAGACAGAGAAGCTCCGGCCGATCGACGACCCGAATCATCCGATGTTCGGCAAGCTGTGCAACCACTACATTGTCCGCAAGCCGCTCATCGCCGCCATCAACGGCTACGCCGTCGGCGGCGGGCTCGAGATCGTCCAGATGTGCGACCTGCGCGTGATGGCCGACGACACCTACATCGCCGACCTGCACGCCAAAGTGAATGTCTTCGGGATGAACTGCCTCGCCTATGAGCTGCCGTGGCCAATTGCAAACTACCTCACGATGGCCAACGGCCGACTGACCGCCCAGGAATGCCTCCACTTCGGCTACGTCAACCGCGTGGTGCCCCGCGCCGAGCTGATGAAGGCCGCGCTTGAACTGGCCGAGATGGTACTGACGAGCGGTCCAGACTCCTTGCGTCACCTGAAGGAGGGGTCGATCCGCCGCCAGATCGAAAGCGGGAACCTCTTCACTGAGGAGTACCTCGAGAAGCGCCGCCAAGAGGCGCTTGAGCGCGTCAAGAACACCGCCGCCTCCCACGACCTGATGGAAGGTATGCGCGCCTTCGTCGAAAAGCGTGCCGCAACCTACGAGCGCCCCTCGTAA
- a CDS encoding heme o synthase encodes MIRRYLPLTKPVVVLLLLCTTVMTMLFAAGELPSWPTILATIIGGAFAAGGANAVNCFFDRDIDSLMARTRRRPTASGVVAPNRALGFGLALIALAVLLLGVAVNWLTALLGLSGALLYIVVYTLLLKRATIHNIVIGGAAGAIPPLVGWAAATGRVDLPAWYLFAIIFFWTPPHFWALALMTKRDYAAAGVPMLPVVRGDDETRRQIVLYAILLLPVTMLLFGGGTMGWLYLTAAVLLTVVFIWYAVMLYREKTTRRARALFTYSNNYLALLFAAMAVDRLLTR; translated from the coding sequence ATGATCCGCCGCTATCTTCCGCTGACGAAGCCGGTCGTCGTTCTGCTCCTGCTCTGCACGACCGTCATGACCATGCTCTTCGCCGCCGGCGAGCTTCCGAGCTGGCCGACCATCCTCGCGACGATCATCGGCGGGGCGTTCGCAGCCGGCGGTGCAAACGCGGTCAATTGCTTCTTCGACCGCGACATCGACTCGCTGATGGCGCGGACGCGACGCCGGCCGACTGCCAGCGGCGTTGTTGCCCCGAACCGGGCGCTCGGGTTTGGTCTCGCCTTGATCGCCCTCGCCGTCCTCCTGCTTGGCGTTGCCGTCAACTGGCTGACTGCCCTCCTCGGGCTGAGCGGGGCGCTGCTGTACATCGTGGTCTATACGCTCCTTCTGAAACGGGCGACCATCCATAACATCGTCATCGGCGGAGCGGCAGGCGCTATCCCGCCGCTCGTCGGGTGGGCGGCCGCAACCGGACGGGTCGACCTGCCGGCGTGGTATCTGTTCGCCATCATCTTCTTCTGGACCCCGCCCCACTTCTGGGCGCTCGCCCTCATGACGAAGCGAGACTATGCTGCCGCGGGCGTGCCGATGCTGCCCGTCGTGCGCGGCGACGACGAGACGCGCCGCCAAATCGTGCTCTACGCGATCCTTCTCCTGCCGGTGACGATGCTGCTGTTCGGCGGCGGCACAATGGGCTGGCTTTACCTCACCGCCGCCGTGCTCTTGACGGTCGTCTTCATCTGGTATGCCGTCATGCTCTACCGGGAGAAGACGACGCGGCGCGCGCGCGCGCTCTTCACCTACTCGAACAACTATCTGGCGCTCCTCTTTGCGGCGATGGCGGTTGACCGGCTCCTTACGCGCTAA
- a CDS encoding SDR family oxidoreductase, with translation MMRVVLISGASSGIGRETADYLAKRGYRVFAGARRPERAAVLAETGRRLALPLEVVPLAVDDPDSVAQAVELVVSRAGRLDAVINNAGIGFFGPVELTTDEQVRRVLETNLLGAWRLTRAALPHLRRSAGVVVQVSSVQGRLVAPFGGLYAASKWALEAFSEALRAEAKPFGVRVVVIEPGFVLTPFVQNRESATIPPDSPYAPALAALRPRLERAAERGVPPSKVAAAIYRALTDRRAPFRIPVGPDAQLFLRLRALLPDAVVFAAIDRLLARAAVPAPSAPLSVDAVAPGA, from the coding sequence ATGATGCGCGTTGTACTGATCTCCGGGGCAAGCAGCGGGATTGGCCGCGAGACTGCCGACTATCTCGCCAAGCGTGGGTATCGCGTCTTCGCCGGGGCGCGTCGGCCAGAGCGTGCCGCCGTCCTTGCCGAAACCGGCCGCCGGCTCGCGCTGCCGCTCGAAGTCGTGCCGCTCGCGGTCGACGACCCCGACTCGGTTGCCCAGGCGGTCGAACTGGTCGTTTCCCGGGCTGGCCGGCTCGACGCCGTCATCAATAACGCCGGCATCGGCTTTTTCGGGCCTGTCGAGTTGACAACCGATGAGCAGGTCCGACGCGTGCTGGAGACAAACCTGCTTGGAGCGTGGCGGCTCACGCGGGCAGCGCTCCCTCACCTCCGCCGCTCAGCTGGGGTTGTCGTGCAGGTCAGTTCGGTCCAGGGCCGGCTTGTCGCTCCCTTCGGCGGGCTGTATGCCGCAAGCAAGTGGGCGCTGGAAGCGTTCTCGGAGGCGCTCCGCGCCGAGGCGAAGCCGTTCGGCGTCCGCGTTGTCGTCATCGAGCCGGGATTTGTCCTCACCCCGTTCGTGCAGAACCGCGAATCGGCGACGATCCCGCCGGACTCGCCGTACGCCCCGGCGCTTGCTGCGCTCCGCCCCCGCCTCGAGCGCGCCGCCGAGCGGGGCGTCCCCCCCTCTAAAGTCGCGGCGGCGATCTACCGCGCGCTCACCGACCGGCGCGCGCCCTTCCGCATCCCGGTCGGTCCCGATGCGCAGCTCTTCCTGCGGCTGCGGGCGCTCCTGCCAGACGCCGTCGTTTTCGCTGCCATCGACCGGCTGCTTGCCCGCGCGGCCGTCCCCGCGCCGTCGGCGCCGCTTAGCGTCGACGCCGTTGCGCCGGGCGCGTAG
- the metH gene encoding methionine synthase, translating into MLAQRSRPATRSSPYLDALKERVVVFDGAMGTSIQALELSAADFGGLEGANDYLVITRPDVIETIHRSFLAAGADVIETNTFGGNRLKLAEYGLGDRVYEVNFRAAQLARRVADEFATPERPRFVAGSLGPTGMLPSSDDPSLSAITFDELADIFYEQARALIEGGCDLLLVETVQDLLEAKAAVVGIGRYFRDSGRWVPLQVQVTLDTNGRMLLGTDIGAALTTLEALPVDVIGLNCSTGPDYMREPVRYLAEFSSRPISVIPNAGLPINVNGRACYPMEPAPLAETLIEFAREFGVNAIGGCCGTTPEHIRLLAELAAGIRPKPRRARPVPAIASAIKSVPLDQEPRPLLIGERVNTQGSRRVKRLVLAEDYDGLLTIAREQVEGGAHALDLCVAVTERSDEEQQMVAAVRKLQMGVDAPLMIDTTEANVVEAALKHYPGRAIVNSINLENGRARLDAVLPLVREYGAAVVALTIDEEGMAKTAERKLAIARRIYQIATEEYEIPPEWLIFDPLTFTLATGEEEFRRSAIATLEGIRAIKTSLPGAYTSLGISNVSFGLKAAARAVLNSVFLYHAVQHGLDLAMVHPAEVTPYAEIPPEERDLADDLIFDRRPDALARFIAHFEHAVPAAAASTSDPTAGMSAEERIHWQILHRKKEGIEALIDEALTRRSPVAVLNDILLPAMKDVGDKFGAGELILPFVLQSAEVMKRAVAHLEQYLEKKEGVSKGKVVLATVYGDVHDIGKNLVDTILTNNGYTVYNLGKQVPVNTIIDRAVEVGADAIGLSALLVSTSKQMPLTVNELHRRGLKIPVLIGGASINRAFGRRILTLEDGTKYEAGVFYCKDAFEGLEVMDQLMDPERRPALLEQIHREAALADGRAGTVGLAGPAVLRPDLPRSSVRPLDQPPTPPFWGYRVVRSVPLAEVWPLLDLNTLFRLHWGGAKAKGAAWDRLIAEEFQPLLATLQQRAETEGWLAPAVIYGYYPCQADGQQVIVYDPADWSRELGRFTFPRQPDERHLCLADYLAERESGRYDVLPLQIVTAGRRASDYINHLQQAGNYSDMLYIHGLSVQVAEGLAEWTHRRIKAELGLGPETGRRYSWGYPACPDLAEQEILFRILPGSEIGVSLTPAHQLDPEQSTAALVIHHPDAIYFAIRDGR; encoded by the coding sequence ATGCTCGCCCAACGCTCTCGACCGGCTACGCGATCAAGTCCCTATCTCGACGCGCTCAAGGAACGGGTCGTTGTCTTCGACGGAGCGATGGGCACCTCGATCCAGGCGCTCGAGTTATCGGCGGCCGATTTCGGCGGGCTCGAGGGGGCGAATGACTACCTCGTCATCACCCGCCCTGACGTGATCGAGACGATCCACCGCTCCTTTCTCGCAGCGGGAGCGGACGTCATCGAAACGAACACCTTCGGCGGCAACCGGCTGAAGCTGGCCGAATACGGGCTTGGCGACCGGGTGTACGAGGTGAATTTCCGGGCGGCGCAGCTGGCGCGGCGCGTCGCCGATGAATTCGCAACGCCGGAGCGGCCCCGCTTCGTCGCCGGCTCTCTTGGGCCGACCGGGATGCTGCCCTCGTCCGACGACCCGAGCCTCTCGGCCATCACGTTCGACGAACTGGCGGACATCTTTTACGAGCAGGCCCGTGCCCTCATCGAAGGCGGCTGCGACTTGCTGCTCGTCGAGACCGTGCAGGACCTCCTCGAAGCGAAGGCGGCGGTGGTCGGGATCGGACGCTACTTCCGGGACTCCGGCCGCTGGGTTCCGCTGCAGGTGCAGGTGACCCTCGACACCAATGGGCGGATGCTGCTCGGCACCGATATCGGCGCCGCGCTCACCACGCTTGAAGCGCTGCCGGTCGATGTGATCGGGCTGAACTGCTCGACCGGGCCGGATTACATGCGCGAGCCAGTGCGCTATCTCGCCGAGTTCTCGAGCCGGCCGATCTCGGTGATCCCGAATGCGGGGCTGCCGATTAACGTCAACGGCCGCGCCTGCTACCCGATGGAGCCGGCCCCGCTCGCAGAGACCCTGATCGAATTCGCCCGCGAGTTCGGCGTTAACGCGATCGGCGGCTGCTGCGGCACGACGCCAGAGCATATTCGGCTGCTCGCCGAGCTGGCGGCGGGGATCCGGCCGAAGCCGCGCCGAGCGCGCCCCGTGCCGGCCATCGCCTCGGCGATCAAGTCCGTCCCCCTCGACCAGGAGCCGCGCCCCCTTCTCATCGGCGAGCGCGTCAACACCCAGGGGTCGCGCCGCGTCAAGCGCCTCGTTCTCGCCGAGGATTACGACGGCCTCCTGACGATCGCCCGCGAGCAGGTCGAAGGCGGCGCCCATGCGCTCGATCTCTGCGTCGCCGTCACTGAGCGCTCCGACGAGGAGCAGCAGATGGTTGCTGCCGTCCGCAAGCTGCAGATGGGGGTCGATGCGCCGCTCATGATCGACACGACCGAAGCGAATGTCGTCGAAGCGGCGCTCAAGCACTACCCCGGGCGCGCGATCGTCAACTCGATCAACCTCGAAAATGGGCGCGCCCGGCTCGATGCCGTTCTGCCCCTCGTTCGGGAGTATGGCGCGGCTGTCGTTGCGCTCACCATCGATGAAGAGGGAATGGCGAAGACGGCAGAGCGCAAGCTCGCCATCGCCCGGCGCATCTATCAGATCGCGACCGAGGAGTATGAGATCCCGCCGGAGTGGCTGATCTTCGACCCGCTCACCTTCACGCTCGCCACCGGCGAAGAGGAATTCCGCCGCTCCGCGATCGCGACCCTCGAGGGGATCCGCGCTATCAAGACCTCCCTGCCCGGGGCGTACACCAGTCTCGGCATTTCCAATGTCTCCTTCGGCTTGAAGGCTGCAGCGCGGGCAGTGCTGAACAGCGTCTTTCTCTACCACGCGGTGCAGCATGGGCTCGATCTCGCGATGGTTCACCCCGCCGAGGTGACGCCCTACGCTGAGATCCCGCCCGAGGAGCGCGACCTAGCGGATGATCTCATCTTCGACCGCCGGCCCGACGCCCTCGCCCGGTTTATCGCTCATTTCGAGCACGCCGTCCCCGCTGCTGCCGCCTCGACGAGCGATCCCACCGCCGGGATGAGCGCCGAGGAGCGGATCCACTGGCAGATCCTGCACCGCAAGAAGGAAGGCATTGAGGCGCTGATCGACGAGGCCCTCACCCGGCGCTCGCCCGTCGCCGTGCTGAACGACATTCTCCTCCCCGCAATGAAAGACGTCGGCGATAAATTCGGCGCGGGCGAACTGATCCTGCCGTTTGTCCTACAGTCGGCTGAAGTGATGAAGCGGGCGGTCGCTCATCTCGAACAGTACCTTGAAAAGAAAGAGGGCGTGAGCAAGGGCAAGGTCGTTCTGGCGACTGTCTACGGGGATGTCCACGATATCGGCAAGAACCTCGTCGATACGATCCTGACCAACAACGGCTACACCGTCTACAACCTCGGCAAGCAGGTGCCGGTCAACACGATCATCGACCGCGCCGTCGAGGTCGGGGCCGACGCTATCGGGCTCTCCGCGCTCCTCGTCTCCACCTCGAAGCAGATGCCGCTCACCGTCAACGAACTCCACCGCCGCGGGCTGAAAATTCCGGTGTTGATCGGCGGCGCGTCGATCAACCGCGCGTTCGGACGCCGGATCCTGACGCTCGAGGACGGGACGAAGTACGAAGCGGGCGTCTTCTACTGCAAGGATGCCTTCGAAGGCCTCGAAGTGATGGATCAGCTGATGGACCCGGAGAGGCGGCCGGCGCTCCTCGAACAGATCCATCGCGAGGCTGCGCTCGCCGATGGACGTGCCGGCACAGTTGGGCTCGCGGGACCTGCCGTTCTCCGTCCTGATCTGCCTCGCTCGTCGGTGCGCCCGCTCGACCAGCCGCCGACACCGCCATTCTGGGGCTACCGCGTCGTGCGCAGCGTGCCGCTGGCAGAGGTGTGGCCGCTCCTCGACCTGAACACCCTCTTTCGGCTGCACTGGGGCGGCGCGAAAGCCAAGGGCGCAGCGTGGGACCGGCTGATCGCCGAGGAGTTCCAGCCGCTGCTGGCGACCCTCCAACAGCGCGCCGAAACGGAGGGCTGGCTCGCGCCGGCGGTCATCTACGGCTACTACCCCTGTCAAGCCGACGGCCAGCAGGTGATCGTCTACGACCCCGCAGACTGGTCTCGCGAACTCGGCCGCTTCACCTTTCCCCGCCAGCCGGACGAGCGCCATCTCTGCCTCGCCGACTATCTCGCCGAGCGCGAGAGCGGCCGCTACGACGTCCTGCCTCTTCAGATTGTCACCGCCGGCCGGCGGGCGTCTGACTACATCAATCACCTCCAGCAGGCGGGCAACTACAGCGACATGCTCTATATCCATGGGCTGAGCGTCCAAGTTGCCGAAGGCCTCGCCGAGTGGACGCACCGCCGGATCAAGGCGGAGCTCGGCCTCGGTCCGGAAACTGGCCGCCGCTACAGCTGGGGCTACCCCGCCTGCCCAGACCTGGCTGAGCAGGAGATCTTGTTCCGGATCCTCCCCGGCAGCGAGATCGGCGTCTCCCTCACTCCCGCCCATCAACTCGACCCGGAACAGTCGACCGCCGCGCTGGTCATCCATCATCCCGACGCCATCTACTTCGCGATCCGAGACGGGCGCTAG
- a CDS encoding NUDIX domain-containing protein — translation MRAEIAPVLTSDLTAAIAVDVVVFIYRAGGDGTPAERVNVLLTGEPGAWALPGALVHVDEPFEAAARRALVRKTGYDPADWYLDQLATFGAVHRDSRGRVVSVGHLALARLDDLVIVNPEAAARAWWCPLPSIPWEELRWDHPDILRTGITRLRSKLRYSWVAFELLPNPFAVSELRDLYAAFYGPKVGKLSTSNVLKAFRPLLESKQLLPVGEVARLRRRGRPPARYRFVGNPEGARDRELPW, via the coding sequence ATGAGAGCAGAAATCGCGCCGGTCCTGACGAGTGACCTGACGGCGGCGATCGCAGTCGACGTGGTGGTCTTTATCTACCGCGCCGGGGGGGACGGCACGCCAGCCGAGCGCGTGAACGTCCTTCTGACGGGCGAGCCGGGCGCGTGGGCCTTGCCTGGCGCGCTCGTCCATGTCGATGAGCCGTTTGAAGCGGCCGCCCGCCGTGCGCTTGTGCGGAAAACGGGCTACGACCCGGCGGATTGGTATCTCGACCAGCTGGCGACGTTTGGCGCCGTTCACCGCGACAGCCGCGGGCGTGTCGTCTCGGTGGGGCATCTGGCCTTAGCGCGGCTGGACGACCTGGTGATCGTCAACCCGGAAGCGGCAGCGCGAGCGTGGTGGTGTCCTCTCCCTTCCATCCCGTGGGAGGAACTGCGCTGGGATCATCCCGATATCCTTCGCACCGGGATCACGCGCTTGCGCTCAAAACTGCGCTACTCCTGGGTAGCCTTTGAACTGCTGCCCAATCCGTTTGCCGTCTCCGAGCTCCGCGACCTTTACGCGGCGTTCTACGGTCCGAAGGTTGGCAAGCTGTCGACCAGCAATGTCTTGAAGGCGTTCCGTCCGCTGCTTGAGAGCAAGCAGCTGCTCCCGGTGGGAGAGGTTGCCCGGCTGCGTCGGCGCGGCCGCCCGCCAGCGCGTTACCGCTTTGTGGGCAACCCCGAAGGGGCGCGC
- a CDS encoding DUF2851 family protein, translating into MPQPTSAPRNRSAAPTEAELVAAWASSQVEQPLLDSAGRRLQVVYPGRRSGLPGPDFRDAILAAEDGTLLRGDIELHLRAADWYRHRHDRDAAYNTVALHLVALGPLAPVRLASGAQVPSAIVRPRSPRPLVAAGLSGIVCPSGDRDAAAAAVDAAGDAWLAERALRLAGQIDLLGEDDAVWRALAEAMGYGGNGPGFLALAEALPWGYLSGMIGRGEEAIERVTALLLGAAGLARDGKERARWQELGAPAPLSPIRWTTTAVRPANQPAARIRALARLAVTCHGEGPASWLRRLAALPPRRAAAAIVAGAGGALGAERARTIVVNVALPLAVVDGTLTRFPSLPLLPENAITRAMSDLVFTPAGRRAVTGARRQQGLLYLYRRWCREKNCAACSLGQRLAGAMEAE; encoded by the coding sequence GTGCCGCAACCTACGAGCGCCCCTCGTAACCGTTCCGCAGCGCCGACGGAGGCGGAACTGGTCGCTGCCTGGGCGAGCAGTCAGGTCGAGCAGCCGCTCCTCGACTCTGCCGGGCGGCGCCTCCAGGTCGTCTACCCCGGCCGCCGGTCGGGACTGCCGGGCCCCGACTTCCGCGACGCCATTCTCGCTGCCGAGGACGGGACGCTGCTGCGCGGCGACATTGAGCTTCACCTCCGCGCGGCCGATTGGTATCGCCACCGGCACGACCGCGATGCCGCCTACAACACCGTCGCGCTCCACCTCGTCGCGCTCGGTCCCCTAGCGCCCGTGCGCCTCGCGTCGGGAGCCCAGGTTCCGTCGGCGATTGTCCGCCCGCGCTCCCCCCGCCCGCTGGTCGCGGCTGGCCTGTCCGGCATTGTTTGTCCGAGCGGCGATCGTGACGCGGCTGCAGCGGCCGTCGACGCGGCGGGCGACGCCTGGCTCGCCGAGCGGGCGCTGCGCCTCGCGGGCCAGATCGATCTGCTCGGCGAGGACGATGCTGTCTGGAGAGCGCTCGCCGAGGCGATGGGCTACGGCGGCAACGGCCCCGGGTTCCTTGCGCTCGCAGAGGCGCTCCCGTGGGGCTATCTCAGCGGGATGATCGGACGCGGCGAGGAGGCGATCGAGCGCGTCACGGCGCTGCTGCTTGGGGCTGCCGGGCTTGCGCGCGACGGGAAGGAGCGTGCGCGCTGGCAGGAGCTTGGCGCACCCGCGCCCCTAAGCCCGATTCGATGGACGACGACCGCCGTCCGCCCGGCAAACCAGCCGGCAGCCCGCATTCGCGCGCTGGCACGGCTCGCAGTCACCTGCCACGGTGAGGGACCGGCGTCGTGGCTGCGGCGGCTTGCCGCGCTTCCGCCGCGCAGGGCGGCCGCCGCCATCGTCGCCGGCGCCGGCGGCGCGCTTGGTGCCGAGCGGGCGCGGACGATCGTGGTCAATGTGGCGCTGCCGCTTGCCGTCGTTGACGGAACGCTCACGCGCTTTCCCTCGCTGCCGCTGCTCCCCGAGAACGCCATCACCCGCGCGATGAGCGACCTCGTCTTCACCCCGGCAGGCCGCCGCGCTGTCACCGGCGCGCGGCGGCAGCAAGGACTGCTCTATCTCTATCGGCGCTGGTGCCGGGAGAAGAACTGCGCCGCCTGTTCCCTGGGGCAGCGGCTCGCCGGCGCGATGGAGGCCGAGTGA
- a CDS encoding DUF169 domain-containing protein, which translates to MSDTTFDWPALVEALTRLLRLKTLPIGMKLFSDEAALAAMPGVRRPKARHTLDQIVGQAARLGWTVGITADDLALQQCGAVVGLHPQDEQFQAGAFLTGVWYATPADSAAHQRALTTVPYGRYRALVVSPLARGLLDPPDICLIYATPGQMILLINGLQYRGYRKFEWSAVGETACADSWGRALATGEPSLSIPCYAERRFGGVADDELLLALPPRYLPPLIDGLQQLAANGVRYPIPPFGIQADVRPGLPAHYPVLGRGARPGEKPA; encoded by the coding sequence ATGAGCGACACGACGTTCGATTGGCCGGCTCTCGTCGAGGCGTTGACCCGGCTGCTGCGTCTCAAAACCCTGCCTATCGGCATGAAGCTGTTCAGTGACGAGGCCGCGTTGGCCGCGATGCCGGGAGTGCGCCGTCCGAAAGCGCGCCACACGCTCGATCAGATCGTCGGCCAAGCGGCGCGGCTCGGCTGGACAGTCGGCATCACAGCCGACGACCTCGCGCTTCAGCAGTGCGGGGCAGTGGTGGGGCTGCACCCGCAAGATGAGCAGTTTCAGGCGGGCGCGTTCCTGACCGGGGTCTGGTATGCCACTCCCGCCGACTCAGCCGCCCACCAGCGCGCGCTTACCACGGTGCCCTATGGGCGGTATCGGGCGCTCGTCGTTTCGCCTCTTGCGCGTGGGCTGCTCGACCCGCCGGATATCTGTCTCATCTACGCGACGCCCGGCCAGATGATCCTGCTGATCAACGGTCTCCAATATCGGGGCTACCGAAAGTTCGAATGGAGTGCTGTCGGCGAAACGGCCTGCGCCGACTCTTGGGGCCGCGCGCTGGCGACGGGCGAGCCAAGCCTGTCGATCCCGTGCTACGCCGAGCGGCGTTTCGGCGGCGTCGCCGATGACGAGCTCCTGCTTGCGCTGCCGCCGCGGTATCTCCCGCCTTTGATCGACGGGCTCCAGCAGCTTGCCGCAAACGGCGTGCGGTATCCCATCCCCCCGTTTGGGATCCAAGCTGATGTCCGGCCCGGCTTGCCGGCGCACTATCCTGTTCTTGGCCGGGGAGCGCGACCCGGCGAGAAGCCGGCTTAG